Proteins from a genomic interval of Rubinisphaera italica:
- the dapF gene encoding diaminopimelate epimerase, giving the protein MKFTKMHGAGNDYVYVNLFEETLPTEAPALARAVSDRHKGIGGDGLVLIEPFENADARMRMFNLDGSEAEMCGNAIRCVAKYLYDHGIAKKDNLQIQTGTGLLHLELFPENGIVERVRVNMGEPILESAKIPTLLAGDPPVNATLIVGGMELQVTCVSMGNPHCVTFVDELTDDLVLKIGPQIEKHEVFPRKINAEFIQVISPEEFNMRVWERGSGETMACGTGASAVAVAGVLTGKMSRKVTGHLLGGNLELEWSEETNEVFMTGPATEVFSGEWNG; this is encoded by the coding sequence ATGAAGTTTACGAAAATGCACGGAGCCGGGAACGACTACGTGTATGTCAACCTGTTTGAGGAAACGCTTCCAACCGAAGCCCCGGCACTCGCGCGAGCCGTCAGTGATCGACACAAGGGAATTGGAGGAGATGGCCTTGTGCTCATCGAGCCTTTCGAGAACGCCGATGCCCGCATGAGGATGTTCAATCTCGATGGCAGCGAAGCCGAAATGTGTGGGAATGCGATTCGTTGTGTCGCCAAATATCTCTACGATCATGGCATCGCAAAGAAAGATAATTTACAGATTCAAACCGGAACCGGTCTGTTGCATCTGGAACTGTTTCCCGAAAATGGCATCGTCGAGCGCGTCCGCGTGAATATGGGCGAACCGATTTTGGAATCTGCAAAAATCCCGACATTGCTGGCAGGTGATCCACCCGTCAATGCGACGCTGATCGTCGGGGGAATGGAATTGCAGGTCACTTGTGTTTCAATGGGTAATCCCCATTGCGTGACGTTCGTCGACGAATTGACTGACGATCTCGTGCTTAAAATCGGCCCGCAAATCGAAAAACACGAAGTGTTCCCCAGAAAGATCAATGCCGAATTCATTCAGGTGATTTCTCCAGAGGAATTCAATATGCGTGTCTGGGAGCGAGGCTCAGGGGAGACAATGGCCTGCGGAACAGGTGCCAGTGCGGTAGCTGTGGCTGGTGTGCTGACTGGCAAGATGAGCCGTAAAGTGACCGGGCACCTGCTTGGAGGAAATCTCGAACTCGAGTGGTCGGAAGAAACCAACGAAGTCTTCATGACTGGCCCTGCCACCGAAGTCTTCTCTGGTGAATGGAATGGATAA
- a CDS encoding trypsin-like peptidase domain-containing protein produces MAESLLLAVTRITTMKGDKILSEATGFYFTRDGVVFLITNKHVVRDEPTSHQPDRLLIDLHPDSQNLAKLTQFTLPLYQEGRPLWKEASDRTSEVDIVAIPLDVSRFPENCEYVCFEMEHISENLDHVEIGASLLIPGFPLGFHDELHHLPVARHAIVASSFGLRFKGMGYFLSDGRTHRGCSGAPVVTQMVSDPKHKLPWRLLGVHSSRFDVRRDIRADEALGLNSAWYSDIILKMTDPEKMEEKNKDTTSGGE; encoded by the coding sequence ATGGCTGAGTCCTTACTGCTTGCAGTTACGAGAATTACGACGATGAAGGGAGATAAAATTCTCTCAGAGGCGACGGGATTTTATTTCACGCGTGATGGTGTTGTGTTTTTGATCACCAATAAGCACGTAGTGAGAGATGAGCCGACCAGCCATCAGCCTGATCGCTTATTGATCGATCTACATCCCGATTCACAAAATCTCGCCAAGCTCACTCAATTCACTCTGCCATTGTACCAGGAAGGACGACCATTGTGGAAAGAGGCCTCTGACAGGACTTCAGAAGTCGATATCGTGGCAATTCCTCTGGATGTGTCCAGGTTTCCAGAGAATTGCGAGTATGTCTGTTTTGAGATGGAACACATTTCTGAAAATCTGGATCATGTCGAGATTGGAGCATCTCTGTTGATCCCTGGTTTCCCCTTAGGTTTTCATGATGAACTCCATCATTTGCCAGTCGCACGGCACGCAATCGTCGCTTCTTCGTTTGGGTTGCGATTCAAGGGAATGGGTTATTTTCTGTCGGATGGGAGAACTCATCGAGGCTGCAGTGGTGCTCCCGTTGTAACTCAAATGGTCAGCGACCCCAAACACAAACTCCCCTGGCGTTTACTGGGTGTCCACTCCTCTCGATTTGATGTGCGGCGCGACATTCGAGCCGATGAAGCCCTCGGCCTGAATTCGGCCTGGTACTCAGACATCATCTTAAAAATGACAGATCCCGAGAAAATGGAGGAGAAAAATAAGGATACGACATCGGGTGGTGAGTGA